In the genome of bacterium, one region contains:
- a CDS encoding ABC transporter ATP-binding protein → MSEPLLVVDDLRVEIPTPRGIVQAVRGVSFTIDRGETFALVGESGSGKSMTCRAILRLVHPPGRITGGTVTFKGRNLVRLTERELERIRGSGVVMVFQDPMTALNPVLTVEEQITETLSPAASPSARRDGALELLRHVGIPDPERRLHAYAHELSGGQRQRVMLAMALARQPALLLADEPTTALDVTIQAQILRLIVRLQREYGMALILVTHDLGVVYHVVDRVAVMYAGQIMELAPKRDLFARPRHPYTIGLIRSIPSVDRGRPLEPIPGLPPDLIGLGPGCPFAPRCSWASDECRTGEVPFVKVGDGHWSRCLKADQLEGVAGA, encoded by the coding sequence GTGAGCGAACCGCTCCTCGTGGTCGACGATCTGCGCGTCGAGATCCCCACGCCGCGGGGGATCGTCCAAGCCGTGCGCGGCGTCAGCTTTACCATCGACCGCGGGGAAACGTTTGCGCTCGTGGGCGAATCAGGATCGGGCAAGAGTATGACCTGCCGCGCCATCCTCCGCCTCGTTCATCCGCCGGGACGCATTACCGGGGGGACCGTCACCTTCAAGGGACGGAATTTGGTCCGCCTCACTGAGCGGGAGCTGGAGCGGATTCGCGGCAGCGGAGTCGTCATGGTCTTTCAGGATCCGATGACCGCCCTGAACCCGGTGCTGACCGTGGAAGAGCAGATCACCGAGACCCTCTCCCCGGCCGCCTCCCCCTCTGCTCGGCGCGACGGGGCCTTGGAGCTGCTACGCCACGTGGGGATCCCCGATCCCGAGCGGCGCCTGCACGCGTATGCCCATGAACTCTCCGGGGGACAGCGGCAGCGTGTCATGCTGGCGATGGCGCTGGCGCGGCAGCCGGCTCTCCTCTTGGCCGATGAGCCGACAACCGCGCTTGATGTGACGATTCAAGCCCAGATCCTCCGCCTCATCGTCAGGCTTCAGCGGGAATATGGGATGGCGCTGATCCTCGTCACCCACGATCTGGGCGTCGTGTACCACGTGGTCGATCGGGTGGCGGTCATGTACGCCGGGCAGATCATGGAGCTGGCCCCCAAAAGAGATCTGTTCGCGCGGCCGCGCCACCCGTACACGATCGGACTGATCAGGTCGATACCCAGCGTCGACCGCGGCCGGCCGCTGGAGCCGATTCCCGGGCTCCCGCCCGATCTCATCGGGCTGGGGCCGGGATGTCCCTTCGCGCCTCGGTGCTCGTGGGCCTCGGACGAGTGTCGGACCGGCGAGGTGCCATTCGTCAAGGTCGGGGACGGCCACTGGAGCCGCTGTCTCAAGGCGGACCAGCTGGAGGGCGTCGCCGGTGCCTGA